The following DNA comes from Spirochaetales bacterium.
TCCGGTCATCGGGGAGGGAGCGTTCCCAGTCATCGGCGTAGGAAATTATTAGATCGAATTCACCGAGGGATGGAGAAGACAGTATCGAGCGGTCTTCCTTTGTAACGACGGAAAAATCAACGGATAAAATACCGGTCAGGCGCCGGTCGACTCCGGCGAACGGATGATAGGCTGCATTCGAATAATTACCGAGTATCAGTGCCTTTTTCATTGACAGGATCCTTTCTTCATGCAGTTTTGACAGATGGTTCCGACAAGCCCCGCGGCTGATGCGAGGGGGGATGTTCCGAAAATCAGCGTGAGTCGCGCGGCCGTCTGCCCGGGGAGGGAAGCGGTGAAAAGGCGGCCGCCGAAAAGCGGGTGTTCGGGAAAAAAGGACAGGCCGGCTGCATGAAGGATATAGCGGCCGGTCCGTTCCCTGCTTCCGTATTTCCTGTCACAGAAGAGGGGGTGGCCGTGTATGGCCGCCTGCGACCTGATCTGGTGCGTTACTCCCGTTAGCAGCACACAAACGGCAAGAGTTTTTTCTCCGGCCGCTTTGACGGGGATGATCCTCGTTACCGCCTTTTTCCCGCGGTCGTGAATACCCGCTTTTGTCGTCATATTCCGGCTGTCCCTGGCCAGGATATCTTCCCAGTATATTTCATTTTCAATAATACCTTCAAAACAACCGATGTACACTTTTATGATACGCCCGTTATGAAAGGCTTCGGAGAGGGATCTCGCGCCCCGAATCGATTTTGAAAAGAGGATGACACCCGATGTGTTTCTGTCAAGGCGATGGGCGGGGCCGGGTGTAAATGAGAGGGAGGTATCGGTTTCCGAAGCGAAATAAGCGCTCACCCGTTGTTCGAGTGAATCCGGGCCATGGACGAGAAGCCCGGGGGGTTTATTGATCACAAGGATATGATTGTCTTCGAAAAGGATGAGCGGCCGTAATTCCTCTTTTAGCCGCTCACCGGTGTTTTCGGATATACACTTACGAGGTTTTTCGTCCCGGTATTTATCGGCAAGGGATTGGTCGAGTGTGAGGATATCACCCTTTGCGGCGATTTTTCCCGGCTTTGTCTTATGATGATTAAGCGTGATCGAACCCTTTCGTATGAGGCGATAAATCATGCTCAGTGGGAAGGACGGAAACATTTTCCTGACGATTCTGTCGACACGCCGGCCTTCATCATTGTCTGTAATAGGGAAATCATTTTGACTCATTCGATTATCAGGTAAAATTATATTTTTTAACCCCGGCCTGATATCTATTGTTTGACAGTCACTATCCCCGGTCGACGGTACAACTCACATGCTGCTCCCGTACAGCCCGCGTCACTATATTGAATCACACCGGTAACGGACACACCACTCTATCAGAAAACACGAAACATGTAAAGCTGCCGGGTGGTAAGCCGGGATGAGAAAATGAGCGAAAGACCCCATTTTTATATCATATGTATGCTTTAAAAGTCTTTAC
Coding sequences within:
- a CDS encoding RluA family pseudouridine synthase → MSQNDFPITDNDEGRRVDRIVRKMFPSFPLSMIYRLIRKGSITLNHHKTKPGKIAAKGDILTLDQSLADKYRDEKPRKCISENTGERLKEELRPLILFEDNHILVINKPPGLLVHGPDSLEQRVSAYFASETDTSLSFTPGPAHRLDRNTSGVILFSKSIRGARSLSEAFHNGRIIKVYIGCFEGIIENEIYWEDILARDSRNMTTKAGIHDRGKKAVTRIIPVKAAGEKTLAVCVLLTGVTHQIRSQAAIHGHPLFCDRKYGSRERTGRYILHAAGLSFFPEHPLFGGRLFTASLPGQTAARLTLIFGTSPLASAAGLVGTICQNCMKKGSCQ